From a region of the Branchiostoma floridae strain S238N-H82 chromosome 13, Bfl_VNyyK, whole genome shotgun sequence genome:
- the LOC118429595 gene encoding uncharacterized protein LOC118429595, whose protein sequence is MNQTVCYEVICGEEGKDKPFQGKDGLWTCPEPAAEEEESGTMTRKRTSEVRGTEGQDCGEHQAGDTWLSDDGEKNCICEMNQTVCYEVICGEVGKDKPFLGKDGLWTCPEPAAEEEESD, encoded by the exons ATGAATCAAACAGTGTGCTACGAGGTGATATGTGGAGAGGAGGGAAAAGACAAGCCATTCCAGGGAAAAGACGGACTGTGGACCTGTCCGGAGCCGGCCGCTGAGGAAGAGGAATCCG GTACGATGACCAGAAAGAGGACCTCTGAAGTGCGTGGTACCGAGGGCCAGGATTGTGGAGAACATCAG GCAGGAGACACCTGGTTATCTGATGACGGTGAAAAGAACTGCATCTGTGAGATGAATCAAACAGTGTGCTACGAGGTGATATGTGGAGAGGTGGGAAAAGACAAGCCATTCCTGGGAAAAGACGGACTGTGGACCTGTCCGGAGCCGGCCGCTGAGGAAGAGGAATCCG acTAA
- the LOC118429365 gene encoding pentraxin fusion protein-like, which produces MGFPGLAIDGNRSPKTPSSFCTKTYDEDDPYWYVDLGYSVTVDHVTIVNRQDSLIVKITPFDLHVGDSTDVTKNPMCGGHHHFPRDETEHVVHCRGMRGRYVGIRLPGKSRILSLCEVEVYAATNVAWGKPTVQSKVAYNGVASRATDGCRDPDWGSLCCTSTPAQSNPWLRVDLGTEVSVRWVVIINRQDRTGQRLDLFELYIGNEERVDRNRRCGSVIYIPDDKNKIATDCNGLRGRYVGIRLPGNSRTLSICEVEVYEGRRHLVI; this is translated from the exons ATGGGATTCCCCGGTCTAGCTATCGACGGAAACAGAAGTCCCAAAACTCCAAGCagtttttgtacaaaaacataCGACGAAGACGACCCATATTGGTATGTTGATTTGGGATATTCGGTCACTGTCGACCACGTCACCATCGTCAACCGTCAAGACTCTTTGATTGTGAAGATTACGCCCTTCGACCTCCACGTTGGGGACAGCACTGACGTGACTAAGAACCCGATGTGCGGCGGCCATCACCACTTTCCTCGTGATGAGACCGAGCATGTTGTCCACTGCCGCGGGATGAGGGGCAGGTACGTGGGCATCAGACTCCCGGGGAAGAGTAGAATCCTATCGCTGTGCGAAGTGGAGGTTTATGCAG CTACAAATGTAGCTTGGGGAAAACCAACTGTCCAGTCAAAGGTCGCATATAACGGGGTTGCCTCCCGAGCGACTGACGGTTGTAGGGACCCGGACTGGGGTAGCTTGTGCTGCACGTCCACTCCGGCGCAGTCGAACCCTTGGTTGCGAGTAGACCTTGGTACCGAAGTCAGTGTCCGGTGGGTGGTCATCATCAACCGccaggacaggacaggacagcGACTTGACCTCTTCGAGCTATATATTGGAAACGAAGAACGCGTAGACCGTAACCGACGCTGCGGCAGTGTTATTTACATCCCAGATGATAAGAATAAGATTGCCACCGACTGTAACGGGCTAAGAGGGCGATATGTGGGGATCCGTCTGCCTGGCAACAGCCGTACCTTGTCAATCTGTGAAGTTGAAGTTTATGAAG GCAGGAGACACCTGGTTATCTGA